The proteins below are encoded in one region of Rana temporaria chromosome 2, aRanTem1.1, whole genome shotgun sequence:
- the ACOD1 gene encoding cis-aconitate decarboxylase, whose product MFATKTVTGSFAGMIHGLTVNNLTEQVIQRSKRMILDTLGVGLIGTTTEVFHKALQYSRIYSTDISSTVWGQPDLRLPPLYASFVNGIAVHSMDFDDTWHPATHPSGAVLPSLVALSESLSTHHKKSGLDFLLAFNVGIEVQGRLMYFSNEASNIPKRFHPPSVVGTMGSAAASSKFLGLDQTQCRDALAIAASYSGAPLANAATQTKPLHIGNASRHGLEAACFAFLGLQGNKHILDLESGFGAFYHDYDPQAVPSLESYNWLLEKQDVAVKRFPAHLGTHWATDAACAVRKHIVRDSHSLPVNDIQKIQLKVPDVKYVNRPFPTSEHEARHSFQFNACTALLDGNVSVHSFTDHNISRPELKALLGKTEIVHPPDNKPNFDKLYCEISITMTNGATFTERCNTFYGHWRNPLSNKDHQKKFISNASMVLSEGGVEGIIEVVKNLENISDCSVLSSFLRLRNQTTDKHERSLHNKS is encoded by the exons ATGTTTGCAACCAAG ACCGTAACAGGGAGTTTTGCTGGCATGATTCATGGCCTAACTGTAAATAACCTCACAGAACAAGTCATTCAGAGAAGCAAGAGAATGATTTTAGACACGCTGGGTGTTGGATTGATTGGAACTACAACAGAGGTTTTCCACAAGGCATTGCAGTACAGCAGG ATTTATAGCACAGACATCTCAAGCACAGTTTGGGGCCAGCCAGATCTCCGACTCCCTCCTCTCTATGCTTCTTTTGTCAATGGCATTGCG GTTCACTCAATGGACTTTGATGACACTTGGCATCCTGCCACTCATCCCTCCGGAGCTGTCCTTCCTTCCCTGGTTGCCCTTTCAGAATCATTATCAACACATCACAAGAAATCTGGATTAGACTTTCTCTTGGCATTCAATGTTGGTATTGAGGTACAAGGGCGACTCATGTATTTCTCGAATGAAGCCAGCAATATTCCAAAAAG GTTTCACCCTCCATCTGTGGTTGGTACAATGGGAAGTGCTGCAGCTTCATCCAAATTTTTGGGCCTTGACCAAACTCAGTGCAGAGATGCTTTAGCTATAGCTGCATCATATTCAGGTGCCCCTTTGGCAAATGCAGCCACACAAACCAAACCCCTTCACATTGGTAATGCAAGCAGACATGGCCTTGAGGCTGCTTGCTTTGCATTCTTGGGGCTTCAAGGGAATAAGCACATCCTGGATCTAGAGTCTGGTTTTGGTGCTTTCTATCATGACTATGACCCACAAGCTGTGCCGTCTCTAGAATCGTACAACTGGCTGCTAGAAAAACAAGATGTTGCTGTCAAACGCTTTCCTGCTCACCTTGGAACGCACTGGGCTACAGATGCAGCTTGTGCAGTGCGGAAACACATTGTTAGAGACAGTCACTCCCTTCCAGTCAATGACATTCAGAAAATCCAGCTAAAAGTCCCAGATGTTAAATATGTGAATCGTCCCTTTCCAACTTCAGAGCATGAAGCTCGTCATTCCTTCCAATTTAACGCCTGTACAGCCCTCCTAGACGGCAATGTGAGTGTCCATTCTTTTACTGATCACAATATCTCCAGGCCAGAATTAAAGGCGCTGCTCGGTAAAACAGAGATTGTACACCCACCTGATAATAAACCCAATTTTGATAAACTTTATTGTGAGATCAGTATAACAATGACAAATGGAGCCACCTTTACAGAAAGATGTAACACTTTCTACGGTCACTGGAGGAATCCATTGAGCAACAAAGATCACCAAAAGAAATTCATATCCAATGCATCCATGGTCTTGTCAGAAGGTGGAGTAGAAGGAATTATAGAAGTAGTGAAGAACCTGGAAAACATATCTGACTGTTCGGTGCTTAGCTCTTTTCTCAGGCTAAGAAATCAAACGACTGACAAGCACGAAAGGTCACTGCACAATAAATCATGA